One genomic region from Oncorhynchus gorbuscha isolate QuinsamMale2020 ecotype Even-year linkage group LG13, OgorEven_v1.0, whole genome shotgun sequence encodes:
- the LOC123992232 gene encoding zona pellucida-like domain-containing protein 1, with the protein MKQDSQDMNAARNAKKMKLLSFVLFAMMGAENSQLQLIDCGTNLRRPQYTDISVTCGTKSISLAILICPAMYTGYNESLLILNHVMNGPACKGTLDQSVIPPVVRFEFPLNTTNSCGSLFRTISAAGTGIFSDFSNLQTVNISGVVRSYDPTTGPVTYNTELKYYYSCAYPLEYLTNNTQIDTSASSIAVKDNNGTFISTLSLNLFSDDNYISPLIIPKQGLELRTEIYTRVQATNLTSHYHVFLDQCYASISPQPDGDNSTVFNLFVPCNVDPLTVIKENGESQHACFSFPAFRFMEQPNEMMSTYFLHCITRLCEESTCSTLKQCTNRRRRNAVPDGVTGYTTISSTPITIRAERVVAIKEQETASNNSDTSTGLGVAVGFLAFVCIIVMIMAAVFYRTLKPLKRGLTAPP; encoded by the coding sequence ATGAAGCAGGACAGTCAAGATATGAACGCAGCAAGGAACGCAAAAAAAATGAAACTTCTCAGCTTTGTACTTTTTGCCATGATGGGCGCAGAGAACAGTCAACTACAATTAATTGACTGTGGAACAAACTTAAGGCGGCCACAATACACTGACATCTCGGTAACTTGTGGAACCAAATCTATTAGCCTGGCTATCCTCATCTGCCCAGCCATGTACACTGGCTACAACGAGTCCCTGCTTATCCTCAACCACGTCATGAATGGCCCAGCCTGCAAGGGAACCTTAGATCAAAGTGTGATTCCACCTGTCGTGAGGTTTGAATTCCCCCTCAACACAACCAATTCCTGTGGCAGCCTCTTCAGGACAATCAGCGCCGCAGGCACAGGAATATTCTCTGACTTCTCCAACCTCCAGACAGTCAACATCAGTGGTGTGGTCCGATCATATGATCCCACCACAGGGCCAGTCACTTACAACACTGAGTTGAAGTATTATTACTCCTGCGCCTATCCCTTAGAGTACCTGACCAACAACACCCAGATTGATACGTCGGCATCGTCCATTGCGGTTAAGGACAACAATGGTACTTTCATCAGCACTTTGAGTCTTAATCTTTTCAGCGATGACAACTACATTTCGCCCTTAATCATTCCGAAACAGGGTCTTGAGCTGAGGACCGAAATCTACACTCGAGTCCAAGCCACCAACCTGACCTCCCATTACCACGTGTTCCTGGACCAATGCTACGCCTCCATTTCTCCACAACCCGACGGTGACAACTCCACTGTCTTCAACCTGTTTGTCCCTTGCAATGTCGACCCGTTGACCGTCATCAAAGAGAACGGAGAGAGTCAACACGCCTGCTTCTCCTTCCCGGCCTTCCGCTTCATGGAGCAACCAAATGAGATGATGTCCACCTACTTCCTCCACTGCATCACCCGTCTCTGTGAGGAGAGCACCTGCAGTACCCTTAAACAATGTACCAACCGGAGGAGAAGGAATGCCGTTCCCGACGGAGTGACAGGGTACACAACCATTAGCTCTACTCCTATCACCATCAGAGCAGAAAGAGTTGTGGCAATAAAAGAACAGGAGACTGCCAGCAACAACTCAGACACTTCTACAGGACTTGGTGTGGCAGTGGGCTTTCTGGCATTCGTCTGTATTATTGTCATGATAATGGCAGCAGTCTTCTACAGGACACTCAAACCATTAAAAAGGGGGTTGACTGCTCCACCTTGA